From Chryseobacterium shandongense, the proteins below share one genomic window:
- a CDS encoding GLPGLI family protein — protein MNYHKNIFQLLILLYSVLYYTQSYKGDSLTGEFTYRLRAKFDKRTDNRYEELFTLQVGNRRAFFASAISLKGDSVMENSRVTTKNYDGSITLSYKDNAVIPKTNFNFTVIQTNENVQYFDSAAMSLLTYKQPVISNWELADETRIINTITCKKAKVKFKGRNWIAWYAPEIPLPYGPMKFSGLPGLIIKITDEKEDFDFELVKSLSVSQLKGKFINIKKSRYTGAIETTQAKLKQAQKTADENAAAVLASYGTTIIKGQEMLKQREKAREENEKYKNPLELSE, from the coding sequence ATGAATTACCATAAAAATATATTTCAACTTTTAATATTGTTATACAGTGTACTATATTATACCCAATCATACAAAGGGGATAGTTTAACAGGTGAATTTACCTATCGATTAAGAGCTAAGTTCGATAAACGAACAGATAATCGATATGAAGAATTATTCACCTTACAGGTAGGAAACAGACGTGCATTTTTTGCAAGTGCTATATCATTGAAAGGAGATTCGGTAATGGAAAATTCAAGAGTTACGACAAAAAATTATGATGGCAGCATAACTCTTAGCTACAAGGACAATGCGGTTATTCCAAAAACAAATTTCAACTTTACCGTCATCCAGACTAATGAAAATGTACAATATTTTGATTCCGCAGCAATGTCATTATTGACCTATAAACAACCTGTAATATCAAACTGGGAACTTGCAGATGAAACCAGAATAATTAATACCATTACTTGTAAAAAAGCGAAAGTGAAGTTTAAGGGAAGAAACTGGATCGCATGGTATGCTCCAGAAATTCCGCTTCCGTATGGGCCTATGAAATTTAGCGGTTTACCGGGGTTAATCATCAAAATAACAGACGAGAAAGAGGATTTTGATTTTGAACTGGTAAAATCATTGTCCGTCTCTCAATTGAAAGGCAAATTTATCAACATTAAAAAAAGCAGATATACCGGAGCTATAGAAACAACGCAGGCTAAATTAAAACAGGCACAAAAAACAGCCGATGAAAATGCTGCCGCTGTACTGGCAAGCTACGGAACCACGATTATAAAAGGGCAGGAAATGTTAAAGCAAAGAGAAAAAGCAAGGGAAGAAAATGAAAAATACAAGAATCCGCTTGAACTAAGCGAGTAA
- a CDS encoding bacteriocin-like protein has product MKRFKKLTREDLKTVKAGKVWIAVTKCGFTATTTQDWTAQQANAWVDEIEKNYCKTPTYSGSDAQHLASNLN; this is encoded by the coding sequence ATGAAAAGATTTAAAAAATTAACCCGCGAAGATCTTAAAACAGTAAAGGCAGGAAAGGTCTGGATTGCGGTTACCAAATGTGGTTTTACAGCAACAACTACTCAAGATTGGACTGCTCAACAAGCAAATGCTTGGGTTGATGAAATTGAAAAAAATTACTGTAAAACTCCTACTTATTCGGGGTCTGATGCTCAACATTTAGCATCTAATCTTAACTAA
- a CDS encoding zinc ribbon domain-containing protein, with the protein MAKTNDISVEEKLRALYDLQIIDSRLDEIRNTRGELPIEVEDLEIEIEGLEKRAEKFHADIKDQDDQIKTKHEVINHAKALIEKYKSQQDNVRNNKEFEALSKEIEYQELEIQLAEKRIKEFGAKISHKNETLDELNAKIDDLRNHLKFKKEELEGLISETKKEEEYLIEQSKEFAAKIDERLLASYNRIRTNSPNGLAVVGLERGAPKGSFFTIPPQKQMEIAQRKKIIIDEHSGKILVDDELVMEENEKMKSVIKF; encoded by the coding sequence ATGGCAAAAACCAACGATATTTCAGTTGAAGAGAAGTTAAGAGCTTTATACGATTTGCAGATCATTGATTCTAGATTGGACGAAATCCGAAATACAAGAGGAGAATTGCCAATCGAAGTAGAGGATCTTGAAATTGAAATCGAAGGTCTTGAAAAAAGAGCTGAAAAATTTCATGCGGATATCAAAGATCAGGACGACCAGATCAAAACAAAGCATGAAGTAATCAACCATGCAAAAGCTTTAATTGAAAAATACAAATCTCAGCAGGATAATGTAAGAAACAATAAAGAGTTTGAAGCATTAAGTAAAGAGATTGAATATCAGGAGCTTGAGATTCAGCTTGCTGAAAAAAGAATCAAAGAATTCGGGGCTAAAATCAGCCACAAAAACGAAACGCTTGATGAGCTGAATGCAAAAATAGACGATCTTAGAAATCACCTTAAATTCAAAAAAGAAGAATTGGAAGGCTTGATTTCTGAAACCAAAAAAGAGGAAGAATATCTTATTGAGCAGTCTAAAGAATTTGCTGCGAAAATCGACGAAAGATTATTGGCTTCTTACAACAGAATCAGAACCAATTCTCCGAACGGACTTGCAGTAGTAGGTCTTGAAAGAGGGGCTCCGAAAGGATCATTCTTTACCATTCCGCCTCAGAAGCAGATGGAAATCGCTCAGAGAAAGAAAATCATTATTGATGAGCATTCAGGGAAAATCCTTGTGGATGACGAGTTGGTAATGGAAGAAAACGAAAAAATGAAATCGGTTATTAAATTTTAA